A single window of Oreochromis aureus strain Israel breed Guangdong linkage group 7, ZZ_aureus, whole genome shotgun sequence DNA harbors:
- the LOC116317492 gene encoding high choriolytic enzyme 1-like — MAFMKCTLSLLILLGASVLCWADEKDLSVAELLWRANKDVVHTAEEPFIIDDIAYENENQRNADPCTSSGCMWGKSSDGNVYVPYVIASHYSSRERSIIERGLLSFQDVSCIRFVPRTNQRDYLNIQSINGCYSYVGRLGYGQEVSLDREGCLYHNTVQHELLHALGFNHEQCRSDRDQHIRILWENIASGWEYAFDKINTLNQNTPYDYNSVMQYHRYAFSGNNKPTMEPIPNPNVEFGTGTEMSQNDIIRLNRLYKC, encoded by the exons ATGGCTTTCATGAAATGCACACTCAGTTTATTGATCCTCCTCGGAGCCTCTGTCCTCTGCTGGGCTGATGAGAAG GATCTGTCTGTTGCTGAGCTCCTGTGGAGGGCCAACAAGGATGTAG TGCATACAGCAGAGGAGCCCTTTATCATTGATGACATTGCTTATGAAAATGAGAATCAAAGAAATGCTGATCCTTGCACCTCCTCTGGCTGCATGTGGGGAAAATCCAGCGATGGAAACGTCTATGTCCCCTACGTCATCGCCTCTCATTACT CTTCTCGTGAGCGTTCCATCATTGAGCGAGGTTTGCTGTCATTCCAAGACGTCTCCTGCATTCGCTTCGTCCCAAGAACCAACCAGAGAGACTACCTGAACATCCAGTCCATCAatgg CTGTTACTCCTATGTCGGTCGCCTTGGTTATGGCCAGGAAGTGTCTCTGGACCGTGAGGGTTGTCTCTACCATAACACCGTCCAGCACGAGCTGCTCCACGCCCTCGGTTTCAACCATGAGCAGTGTCGCTCCGACAGGGACCAGCACATCCGAATCCTGTGGGAGAACATCGCATCCG gtTGGGAGTATGCCTTTGACAAGATCAACACATTGAACCAGAACACCCCCTATGACTACAACTCAGTCATGCAGTACCACAG GTATGCCTTCTCTGGCAACAACAAGCCCACCATGGAGCCCATTCCCAATCCCAATGTCGAATTTGGCACGGGCACTGAGATGAGCCAGAATGACATCATCAGACTGAACAGGCTGTACAAGTGTTAA
- the LOC116317491 gene encoding uncharacterized protein LOC116317491 translates to MDRQVALEALGAVCNAQITSVQNQRAGGHDGVFQRACFPSSAASTLSVNGLICAIADGDQTCPVSKNNFARIQRVLQHGGQSSDSDTYFRTPPQERSFIIDEGEFFDPTFDYDFSGLQDTETYYRGGEVYERPSGWYRFALKVLNKYEGNTWLGTRYRSTASVPGEWPVSYHGTSKEGAGGIIEGFYKPGAGQAYGRGIYSTPYINEAVPYAKTFTSQKNGKSYQVILQNRINPQYRQKHNNDRYWLVPIPSVLSAQEEQEIVEQAIRPYGLLLKEV, encoded by the exons ATGGACAGACAAGTTGCACTTGAAGCTTTGGGTGCAGTTTGCAATGCCCAGATCACTTCTGTTCAAAACCAAAGAGCAGGAGGTCACGATGGAGTTTTCCAAAGAGCATGCTTTCCCAGCTCAGCAGCATCAACACTGTCTGTAAACGGTCTCATTTGTGCAATCGCAGATGGAGATCAAACCTG CCCAGTGTCAAAAAACAACTTTGCCAGAATTCAACGTGTTCTGCAACATGGAGGGCAATCTTCAGACTCTGACACCTATTTTCGAACTCCACCACAAGAAAGGTCTTTCATCATCGATGAGGGCGAATTCTTTGATCCGACATTTGACTACGATTTCTCTGGTCTCCAAGACACAGAGACCTATTACAGAGGCGGAGAGGTGTATGAACGACCAAGTGGTTGGTACCGTTTTGCCCTCAAG GTCCTGAATAAGTATGAAGGAAATACATGGCTGGGAACTCGTTACCGAAGCACTGCGTCAGTGCCAGGGGAGTGGCCTGTGTCCTACCATGGGACATCTAAGGAAGGAGCTGGGGGCATCATCGAAGGATTCTACAAG CCAGGTGCAGGTCAGGCCTATGGCAGAGGAATTTATTCGACCCCTTACATCAATGAAGCTGTCCCTTATGCCAAAACCTTCACTTCCCAAAAGAATGGCAAGAGCTACCAAGTGATTCTGCAAAATCGGATCAACCCACAGTACAGGCAGAAACACAACAATGATAGGTACTGGCTGGTTCCCATCCCGTCTGTATTATCAGCTCAAGAAGAGCAGGAGATAGTAGAACAGGCCATCCGCCCTTATGGTCTTCTGTTGAAGGAGGTCTAA